In the genome of Candidatus Microbacterium phytovorans, one region contains:
- a CDS encoding MoxR family ATPase, whose protein sequence is MTVTAEQTTWFQETFTTLVDNVEQVVLGKRHVVELAFTAMLSEGHLLLEDVPGTGKTSLARAMGQTVQGTSTRIQFTPDLLPGDVTGITVYDQRSGQFDFHQGPIFANIVLADEINRASPKTQSALLEVMEEGQVTVDGVTRRVGVPFLVVATQNPVEQAGTYRLPEAQLDRFMMRTSLGYPDHAATVRILEGSSMVRREVAPAITPQGVIGLADIARDVYVNPLVLDYIARIVEATRLAAQVRMGVSVRGALALTKAAKTWAVAHGRGYVTPDDVKSLGEAVLAHRLILDPEAEFDGVTPEAVIGQVLLDTVPPSQREAV, encoded by the coding sequence ATGACCGTCACCGCGGAGCAGACCACCTGGTTCCAGGAGACCTTCACGACACTCGTCGACAACGTCGAGCAGGTCGTCCTCGGCAAGCGTCACGTCGTGGAGCTCGCCTTCACCGCGATGCTCTCGGAGGGACACCTCCTCCTGGAGGACGTGCCCGGCACGGGCAAGACCTCACTGGCCCGCGCGATGGGACAGACCGTGCAGGGAACGAGCACGCGCATCCAGTTCACTCCCGACCTCCTGCCGGGCGACGTGACGGGCATCACCGTGTACGACCAGCGCAGCGGCCAGTTCGACTTCCACCAGGGGCCGATCTTCGCGAACATCGTCCTCGCCGACGAGATCAACCGCGCGTCGCCCAAGACGCAGTCGGCGCTCCTGGAGGTCATGGAGGAGGGCCAGGTCACCGTCGACGGCGTCACCCGTCGCGTGGGCGTGCCGTTCCTGGTCGTCGCGACGCAGAACCCGGTCGAGCAGGCCGGAACGTACCGGCTGCCCGAGGCGCAGCTGGACCGCTTCATGATGCGCACGAGCCTGGGCTATCCCGATCACGCCGCCACCGTCCGCATCCTGGAGGGCAGCTCCATGGTGCGTCGCGAGGTCGCGCCCGCCATCACCCCGCAGGGTGTCATCGGCCTCGCCGACATCGCCCGCGACGTCTACGTCAACCCGCTCGTGCTGGACTACATCGCCCGCATCGTCGAGGCGACCCGCCTGGCGGCCCAGGTGCGCATGGGCGTGAGCGTGCGCGGCGCCCTCGCGCTCACGAAGGCGGCCAAGACCTGGGCGGTCGCGCACGGCCGCGGCTACGTCACCCCCGACGACGTCAAGTCGCTCGGCGAGGCTGTGCTCGCCCACCGCCTGATCCTCGACCCGGAAGCCGAGTTCGACGGCGTGACGCCGGAGGCGGTCATCGGACAGGTACTGCTGGACACCGTGCCACCCAGTCAGAGAGAGGCCGTGTGA
- a CDS encoding DUF58 domain-containing protein → MSSNTESRLTRASAATGGTGYSRTRYSTASSSTALALRGLRWWRRAQVGVGAAAEWVSGTLSVAGWMLVATAALGLVLGLSFGWIEFVVAGVLAGVLVLLSVPFLFSARAYDVDLSLGHDRVVAGTQVSGTLTVTNVGRGIALPGRIDIPVGEGLVDVYIPLLRRDHDHVEQVVVPTHRRGVIQVGPARTVRGDPLGILSREATWADMHTLWVHPVTTPLRSTSAGFIRDLEGSASRTVVDADISFHAIREYVPGDAQRQVHWKSTAKTGTLMVRQYEETRRSRMVVALAVSESEYATDDEFELAVSAAASIGVRGIRDGRDVDVVLGGEVPEFVRASARTIRELATVSARTLLDDLSAVERAARASALGEVTSLAAEMHPDASIAFLVCGSTQTARSLQTAALAFPANVGVVAVICNPEAEPGYRRLGSVSVMSIGLLDDLRQLLARGSQA, encoded by the coding sequence GTGAGCTCGAACACCGAGTCGCGTCTGACACGGGCCTCCGCGGCGACGGGAGGCACCGGATACTCCCGCACGCGCTATTCGACGGCGAGTTCGTCGACGGCGCTCGCGCTGCGCGGTCTGCGCTGGTGGCGTCGCGCCCAAGTCGGCGTGGGAGCGGCGGCGGAGTGGGTGTCGGGCACGCTGTCGGTCGCCGGCTGGATGCTGGTCGCGACCGCAGCGCTGGGCCTCGTTCTCGGATTGTCCTTCGGTTGGATCGAGTTCGTCGTGGCGGGCGTGCTCGCGGGCGTCCTCGTTCTCCTGTCCGTCCCGTTCCTCTTCAGCGCACGCGCTTACGACGTCGACCTGTCGCTCGGTCATGACCGGGTCGTCGCCGGCACACAGGTGTCGGGCACCCTCACGGTCACCAATGTCGGCCGCGGCATCGCCCTCCCGGGCAGGATCGACATCCCCGTGGGCGAAGGGCTCGTCGACGTCTACATCCCGCTCCTGCGTCGAGACCACGACCACGTCGAGCAGGTCGTGGTGCCGACGCACCGGCGCGGCGTCATCCAGGTCGGACCGGCACGAACGGTGCGCGGCGATCCGCTCGGCATCCTGTCACGCGAGGCCACGTGGGCCGACATGCACACGCTGTGGGTGCACCCGGTGACGACGCCGCTGCGCAGCACGAGCGCGGGCTTCATCCGCGACCTCGAGGGGAGCGCCTCCCGCACCGTCGTCGACGCGGACATCTCCTTCCACGCGATCCGCGAGTACGTTCCCGGCGATGCGCAGCGCCAGGTGCACTGGAAGTCCACGGCGAAGACCGGCACGCTCATGGTCCGCCAATACGAGGAGACCCGTCGCTCGCGCATGGTCGTCGCCCTCGCCGTGTCGGAGTCGGAGTATGCGACCGACGACGAGTTCGAACTGGCGGTGAGCGCGGCCGCCTCGATCGGTGTGCGCGGCATCCGCGACGGCCGCGACGTCGACGTCGTGCTCGGCGGCGAGGTGCCCGAGTTCGTCCGCGCCTCGGCCCGCACGATCCGAGAGCTGGCGACCGTGAGCGCCCGCACGCTGCTCGACGACCTCAGCGCCGTCGAGCGCGCCGCCCGAGCCAGCGCCCTCGGCGAGGTGACCTCGCTGGCGGCCGAGATGCATCCCGACGCGTCGATCGCGTTCCTCGTGTGCGGCTCGACGCAGACGGCACGGTCGCTGCAGACGGCCGCGCTCGCGTTCCCGGCGAACGTCGGCGTCGTCGCCGTGATCTGCAATCCCGAGGCCGAGCCCGGCTACCGCCGGCTCGGGTCGGTCTCCGTGATGTCGATCGGTCTCCTCGACGACCTGCGGCAGCTGCTGGCCCGAGGGAGCCAGGCATGA
- a CDS encoding transglutaminase domain-containing protein, whose protein sequence is MSVAPLQSRRSRRQSFRADRPTTRLLVVSAVLLDLLFLVGAASAWPIYRTPAFVLVIAVALASAHVLAWAGVRWRLSGWWLSLLTFGVYVVLGLPTVAPTMITGGGDQLLRGFLGVVTAPVTGWKDLLTLDLPLGTYQTTLAPVFLVWIAVPTAALSLAWRARRLWVLAPILGLFLPVFGVLFGAPTLSDPLRWGGLVVPGPVEMAVGAAAVLLALAYVVWRTLDDRRRALRAAEAATGIRTTSRSGSATAGRAAISAAMVAIALVAGAIAAPIAVAGQPRDVLRERIDPRLEIEAQLSPLAQYRSYFADDRFDEVLFAVTSDVDRVRLATLSYYDGRLARVIDPATGSDQATAFVRVPSSLPAPSGTRTTTAEVTVLDYSDVWLPTVGSLTGVQFRGSGAAGLSDGFFYSPDAQTGVVLGSTSLGPGVSYRQAAAVETVEPAVSDLVPGRSAPHLPAELVPESLIDWMRAQEAPGGGEGLAFLIERLRARGYLSHALTIDPQNPPLWRAELGEAGFEPSRAGHSTDRIDAMFTALLQRQADVGGADDALLVAAVGDDEQFSVAALMIADQLGFAGRIVLGARLTGDQLPACEDGACRGGDLSAWLEVQDASGVWVPVDVTPQHENGMSPDDLQVRDPEVPTEVHQENAEQVLPGDADPADAGERPDDPLVDSIDWSAVWAAARIGGIALSALLIVTGPFLLILLVKALRRRARRAAPDATDRMTGGWDEYVDAAIDSGLPGPGTRTRQEVATLHARDDATSRVALLASWADRSVFDAEAPTTSDSDRFWEIVESERARLIAERGWWARLRARLSLRSLVRRGGRVR, encoded by the coding sequence ATGAGCGTCGCCCCGCTGCAGAGTCGCCGCTCCCGCCGCCAGTCCTTCCGCGCGGACCGGCCGACGACCCGCCTCCTCGTCGTCAGCGCCGTCCTGCTCGACCTCCTCTTCCTCGTCGGCGCCGCCTCCGCCTGGCCCATCTACCGCACCCCCGCGTTCGTGCTCGTCATCGCCGTCGCTCTGGCATCCGCGCACGTCCTGGCGTGGGCCGGCGTGCGATGGCGCCTGTCGGGCTGGTGGCTGTCGCTCCTCACCTTCGGCGTCTACGTCGTCCTGGGTCTTCCCACCGTCGCGCCCACGATGATCACCGGCGGTGGCGATCAGCTGCTCCGCGGCTTCCTCGGCGTCGTGACGGCACCCGTCACGGGCTGGAAGGATCTGCTGACGCTCGATCTTCCGCTCGGCACCTACCAGACAACGCTCGCCCCCGTCTTCCTCGTGTGGATCGCCGTCCCCACGGCCGCGCTGTCGCTCGCCTGGCGCGCCCGACGGCTGTGGGTGCTCGCGCCGATCCTCGGCCTCTTCCTTCCCGTCTTCGGGGTCCTGTTCGGGGCGCCGACGCTCAGCGACCCCCTGCGCTGGGGCGGTCTGGTCGTGCCCGGTCCCGTCGAGATGGCCGTCGGCGCCGCGGCGGTGCTGCTTGCGTTGGCCTACGTCGTCTGGCGCACCCTCGATGACCGGCGCCGCGCGCTGCGGGCGGCCGAAGCGGCCACCGGCATCCGTACGACCAGCCGCAGCGGTTCGGCGACGGCGGGCCGGGCCGCGATCTCCGCCGCGATGGTCGCCATCGCCCTGGTGGCGGGCGCGATCGCCGCGCCGATCGCCGTCGCGGGACAACCGCGCGACGTCCTCCGAGAGCGGATCGACCCGCGCCTGGAGATCGAGGCGCAGCTCTCGCCGCTCGCGCAGTACCGCTCGTACTTCGCCGACGATCGTTTCGACGAGGTCCTGTTCGCCGTGACGTCGGACGTCGACAGGGTGCGGCTGGCGACCCTCTCGTACTACGACGGCCGGCTGGCGCGGGTCATCGACCCGGCCACGGGCTCGGATCAGGCGACGGCCTTCGTGCGCGTGCCCTCTTCGCTACCGGCTCCCTCGGGCACCCGCACGACCACCGCCGAGGTGACGGTGCTGGACTATTCGGATGTCTGGCTGCCCACGGTGGGTTCGCTCACCGGCGTGCAGTTCCGCGGCAGTGGAGCGGCGGGGCTCTCCGACGGCTTCTTCTACAGTCCCGACGCGCAGACGGGCGTCGTGCTGGGATCGACGTCGCTCGGCCCGGGAGTGTCGTACCGTCAGGCCGCGGCCGTCGAGACGGTCGAGCCCGCGGTGTCCGATCTCGTACCGGGGCGCAGCGCGCCGCACCTGCCCGCCGAGCTCGTGCCCGAGAGCCTCATCGATTGGATGCGCGCTCAGGAGGCACCCGGCGGCGGCGAGGGTCTCGCGTTCCTCATCGAGCGCCTCCGCGCCCGTGGATACCTGAGCCACGCACTGACCATCGACCCGCAGAATCCGCCCCTGTGGCGCGCCGAGCTCGGCGAGGCCGGGTTCGAACCCAGCCGTGCGGGTCATTCCACCGACCGCATCGACGCGATGTTCACCGCGCTCCTGCAGCGCCAAGCGGACGTCGGAGGTGCCGATGACGCCCTCCTGGTGGCGGCGGTCGGCGACGACGAGCAGTTCTCGGTCGCGGCGCTCATGATCGCCGATCAGCTGGGATTCGCCGGGCGCATCGTCCTCGGCGCGCGACTGACCGGCGACCAGCTGCCCGCGTGCGAAGACGGCGCGTGCCGTGGCGGCGATCTGTCGGCGTGGCTCGAGGTGCAAGACGCGTCGGGTGTCTGGGTGCCGGTGGATGTGACCCCGCAGCACGAGAACGGCATGTCCCCCGACGACCTGCAGGTGCGCGATCCGGAGGTGCCTACCGAGGTCCACCAGGAGAACGCCGAGCAGGTGCTCCCGGGCGACGCCGACCCCGCCGACGCGGGCGAGCGACCGGATGACCCCCTCGTCGACTCGATCGACTGGAGCGCGGTCTGGGCGGCGGCGCGCATCGGCGGCATCGCCCTGTCCGCCCTGCTGATCGTGACGGGTCCGTTCCTGCTCATCCTGCTGGTGAAGGCTCTTCGTCGGCGTGCCCGCCGAGCGGCGCCGGATGCCACGGACCGCATGACCGGCGGGTGGGACGAGTACGTCGACGCCGCGATCGACAGCGGCCTCCCGGGGCCGGGGACGCGGACCCGGCAGGAAGTGGCGACGCTGCATGCTCGCGACGACGCGACGAGCCGCGTGGCACTGCTGGCGTCGTGGGCCGACCGGTCGGTCTTCGATGCGGAGGCGCCGACGACGTCGGACTCCGATCGATTCTGGGAGATCGTGGAGTCCGAGCGGGCCCGACTGATCGCCGAGCGGGGGTGGTGGGCGCGCCTGCGCGCGAGGCTCTCACTGCGGTCGCTCGTGCGCCGCGGCGGGCGCGTCCGATGA
- a CDS encoding DUF5684 domain-containing protein: MTGQIVAAEQMAGAIGFLAVTQAIVAVGVYVWIALALTAVFRKAGAAPWKAWVPVLNAWTLFELAGMRGWWAAVIAGGAIVVGGGAVALSGILGAAALEASFGGDPGGAQAALAAAAAFPALLWLVVFVPALILQIRMLLGVNRGFGLGVGHTVLGVLLFPVWASIVGWGSARWLGPGAAAASAPPQAAMPVAPSAPVVPALADFTARPAPAPAFGDTPVFGSAPAFGGNGAFEAPSTPPAFSAGTAPSFGAPSRPAPNPWAPPGATTGGPAPASTSAGVGAPATAPTSTPPSAAGTPASAFLPAPAPAAQSPSAPATGEVEERTVLAGRRLPAWSLVLPGGDTVGLRGDAVVLGRNPVAPARAPQAQPVAVDDVTRTVSKTHALLTLTASGWIVTDLDSTNGVFVGASPDAGAEVVGSAAVDGRFFLGDAVFELRSDG; encoded by the coding sequence GTGACGGGACAGATCGTGGCGGCGGAGCAGATGGCGGGGGCGATCGGGTTCCTCGCGGTGACGCAGGCGATCGTCGCCGTCGGCGTGTACGTGTGGATCGCGCTGGCTCTCACGGCGGTGTTCCGCAAAGCCGGAGCGGCGCCGTGGAAGGCGTGGGTGCCGGTGCTGAACGCCTGGACGCTGTTCGAGCTCGCCGGCATGCGCGGCTGGTGGGCGGCCGTCATCGCCGGCGGCGCGATCGTCGTGGGCGGCGGCGCGGTGGCGCTCAGCGGCATCCTCGGCGCGGCGGCCCTGGAGGCGTCGTTCGGGGGCGACCCGGGCGGTGCCCAGGCGGCGCTCGCGGCCGCCGCGGCCTTCCCCGCCCTGCTGTGGCTCGTCGTGTTCGTACCTGCGCTGATCCTCCAGATCCGGATGCTCCTCGGCGTCAATCGGGGCTTCGGCCTGGGGGTCGGCCACACGGTGCTGGGCGTCCTGCTCTTCCCGGTCTGGGCGAGCATCGTCGGCTGGGGGTCGGCGCGCTGGCTCGGCCCTGGCGCGGCCGCCGCATCCGCTCCCCCACAGGCGGCGATGCCCGTCGCCCCGTCCGCTCCCGTGGTTCCCGCGCTGGCCGACTTCACGGCGCGTCCCGCGCCGGCCCCCGCCTTCGGCGATACCCCCGTCTTCGGCAGCGCTCCCGCCTTCGGTGGCAACGGCGCCTTCGAGGCTCCGTCCACTCCGCCCGCCTTCTCCGCGGGAACCGCCCCGAGTTTCGGCGCACCGAGCCGCCCCGCGCCGAACCCGTGGGCGCCCCCGGGTGCGACCACCGGCGGCCCGGCACCGGCATCGACCTCCGCCGGCGTCGGGGCACCTGCGACGGCCCCGACAAGCACCCCGCCGTCGGCGGCGGGCACACCGGCATCCGCGTTCCTTCCCGCGCCGGCACCGGCTGCGCAGTCGCCGTCCGCTCCGGCCACGGGAGAGGTGGAGGAGCGCACGGTGCTCGCCGGACGCCGGCTCCCCGCGTGGTCGCTCGTCCTCCCGGGCGGAGACACCGTCGGGCTGCGGGGTGACGCCGTCGTGCTCGGACGCAATCCCGTCGCCCCGGCTCGCGCGCCCCAGGCGCAGCCGGTCGCCGTGGACGATGTGACGCGCACGGTGTCCAAGACCCACGCCCTCCTCACGCTCACGGCATCCGGGTGGATCGTCACCGACCTCGACTCGACCAACGGCGTCTTCGTCGGAGCGTCGCCCGACGCGGGCGCGGAAGTGGTGGGCTCGGCCGCGGTCGACGGCCGCTTCTTCCTGGGCGACGCGGTGTTCGAACTCCGGTCGGACGGATGA
- a CDS encoding protein phosphatase 2C domain-containing protein: MTVLQTRAGAHTDAGRRREVNEDAFLAQMPVFVVADGMGGHDAGDRASAAVIDVFRSLIERGDLTVDDVTRAVDTAHAAVASIAASTSRGAGSTLTALLAVRHDDEQRWLVVNIGDSRVYRLLGDRLEQVTVDHSVVQEMVDAGRLAPADAAAFPGRNVITRAVGEERSPADYWLLPIVTGERLLLCSDGLSVELTDEALRAGLMLGGAPSRTAHALVAQAVALGGRDNITAVVVDTIAGGVSPRSDDVTGGLSMSADSTTIEVATIRSRRTRARGR, from the coding sequence ATGACGGTACTGCAGACCCGCGCCGGCGCCCACACCGATGCGGGCCGTCGTCGCGAGGTGAACGAGGATGCCTTCCTCGCGCAGATGCCGGTCTTCGTCGTCGCCGACGGGATGGGAGGTCACGACGCGGGAGACCGGGCGAGCGCGGCGGTGATCGACGTGTTCCGCTCGCTGATCGAGCGCGGCGACCTGACCGTCGACGACGTCACGCGCGCCGTCGACACCGCGCACGCGGCCGTCGCCTCGATCGCGGCGAGCACTTCCCGGGGCGCCGGCTCCACCCTGACGGCGCTGCTGGCCGTGCGCCACGACGACGAGCAGCGCTGGCTCGTCGTCAACATCGGCGACTCGCGCGTGTACCGACTGCTCGGCGACCGTCTGGAGCAGGTCACCGTCGATCATTCCGTCGTGCAGGAGATGGTGGATGCCGGGCGGCTCGCGCCCGCCGACGCCGCCGCGTTCCCGGGTCGCAACGTCATCACCCGCGCCGTCGGCGAGGAACGCAGCCCCGCAGACTACTGGCTCCTGCCGATCGTCACCGGCGAACGCCTCCTCCTCTGCTCCGACGGCCTGTCCGTCGAGCTGACCGACGAGGCTCTCCGTGCCGGGCTGATGCTGGGCGGCGCTCCGTCGCGCACGGCGCACGCGCTCGTCGCCCAAGCGGTGGCCCTCGGCGGCCGCGACAACATCACCGCGGTCGTGGTCGACACGATCGCCGGCGGGGTGAGCCCTCGTAGCGACGACGTGACCGGAGGGTTGTCGATGTCGGCCGATTCGACCACGATCGAAGTGGCGACGATTCGCAGCCGTCGCACGCGAGCACGAGGTCGATAA